The Sphingobacterium bambusae genome includes a window with the following:
- a CDS encoding lycopene cyclase family protein, which translates to MNKNQENHYDIIFAGFGISGSCLLYEAMQNGIWKDQRILVIDHKFGDRGSKLISFWADRSTPLKKYAVANWKRLAFISHIGKKKQLEIGDYEYFSIASDQLLETYHQYIYQFSNITFVEGKILDCISDETQCIIDTEEGRFTASYVFNSLFFKPDVSDKHHYFLQHFKGVQITLSKPISNEDEAIIMDYRTDQKHGTTFFYCLPMSEKKLFVEYTLFSKSLIPVDEYDDAIKSYLSRVLQISDYTIESEEQGIIPMTDHNFPRRKKNIIYIGSAGGDTRPSTGYTFMNVQKTVHTIISSFQQTGKPFFKNEVIGTKEKLYDSILLSVLDERNYPGHEIFTDLFQNTPAKNIFKFLDAESSLKNDVKVMTTLRKPPFIKHFVKILYRNLSKPY; encoded by the coding sequence ATGAACAAAAATCAAGAAAACCATTATGACATTATTTTTGCAGGTTTCGGCATTTCTGGCTCGTGCCTACTATATGAAGCGATGCAAAACGGGATTTGGAAAGATCAACGTATTCTTGTTATAGACCACAAATTTGGTGATCGAGGTAGTAAGTTAATCTCATTCTGGGCTGATCGTTCGACACCATTAAAAAAATATGCAGTTGCTAACTGGAAAAGACTTGCTTTTATTAGCCATATCGGTAAAAAGAAGCAGCTTGAAATTGGCGATTACGAATACTTTAGTATCGCTAGCGATCAGCTTTTGGAAACTTACCATCAATATATATATCAGTTTTCAAACATTACCTTTGTGGAAGGTAAGATATTGGATTGTATTTCCGACGAAACTCAGTGCATAATTGATACGGAAGAGGGGAGGTTTACCGCTTCTTATGTCTTTAACTCGTTGTTTTTTAAGCCTGATGTTTCAGATAAGCACCATTATTTTCTTCAACATTTTAAAGGAGTTCAGATAACACTTAGTAAACCAATATCAAACGAAGATGAAGCTATTATAATGGACTATAGGACGGATCAGAAACACGGTACTACGTTTTTTTATTGTCTTCCGATGTCTGAAAAAAAGCTTTTTGTTGAATACACACTCTTCTCCAAATCTCTTATTCCGGTGGATGAGTACGATGATGCGATTAAATCATATCTGTCACGTGTATTGCAAATCAGCGACTATACTATTGAATCAGAAGAACAGGGAATTATCCCAATGACGGATCATAATTTTCCAAGACGAAAAAAAAATATTATTTACATAGGTTCGGCAGGTGGCGATACGCGGCCCTCTACAGGATATACTTTCATGAATGTTCAGAAAACAGTTCATACTATAATATCCTCTTTTCAACAGACAGGCAAGCCATTTTTTAAAAATGAAGTGATTGGTACTAAAGAAAAACTATATGATTCTATACTCCTATCCGTGCTAGATGAGAGAAATTATCCGGGACATGAAATATTTACCGATCTGTTTCAAAACACACCAGCTAAAAATATTTTCAAATTTTT
- a CDS encoding S8 family peptidase, translated as MPKFPHLPLRDTFKGRFKFPQTPRKPNPRTQANRENKPAHAAFLEGSSAAVKEMHYEDLDRRKQIGFPELSYDTIPVFLQVDPVGFDIESLKGFGIEVIAEEDDGFIIGASIDGFKSLRDKIKSFESEQGALNTAMLWDIVLGDKWRVGHILSDELQNKWGEISDHDCIIVNISIACYLKCPEFSGRKLDESDGRYEKRRAKWEEKESQYYIKLDELASSRQDEIERFLVDGHGAEILSGYISEEDSFGFKVQLSGIALKDFVLNYPYVFEVVEDLVIDSLPVVEMKNHSLEVDLLPPDKDAPKICIIDSGIAEGHHLLRPAILSARSRSFIPGLNTTDVADEVPNGGHGTRVAGSIVFGREVPTDGKYKAPCQILNARVLNKNNALVPELFPPELMEDVCLHYADAQVFNLSINNSVPCRTARMSQWAASLDRISNESEHIFVVSAGNIRSENTHVANPGIKNHLLAGKKYPTFLLEPSCRIADPAQSLFSITVGSVCVDEFEDEDHKSFGSKHHVSSFSRSGVGLWDSIKPELVEYGGDWVAEKKGPNLIFKSATCPQTVISKGPGVARDAVGTSFAAPKVSHILAKLIAQFPDQVSLFHKALLLQSARLPEHVGNLPTLDEVRHYGYGIPDVDRAVENSVKRITFTSSGKISSGEANLYTVTIPEELRRQGEDYEILIEVSLCYTANNRRTRRRIKSYLSSWLSWQSALLGQTFDVFKQQVLKNLTSKSEIDDPDIIDSPKSIPWVIGDRSNSGTVKGLNRQSSANQKDWALVRSYHLSSEISFAIVGHKGWEKDPEESVPYAFIVSFEVLNAEIPIYHLMSKINVQVESESEVSLSSGV; from the coding sequence ATGCCTAAATTTCCCCACCTACCGTTGAGGGATACTTTTAAGGGACGCTTTAAGTTTCCGCAAACTCCTCGCAAACCTAATCCTAGGACACAGGCTAATCGTGAAAATAAACCTGCACATGCTGCTTTTCTTGAGGGAAGTTCAGCTGCTGTCAAAGAAATGCACTATGAAGATTTAGACAGGAGGAAACAAATTGGCTTTCCAGAGTTATCTTATGACACAATACCTGTTTTTTTACAGGTAGATCCGGTCGGTTTCGATATAGAATCCCTGAAAGGATTTGGTATTGAAGTTATAGCAGAGGAAGATGATGGATTTATAATTGGGGCGAGTATAGATGGGTTTAAATCGCTACGAGATAAAATTAAAAGTTTTGAAAGCGAGCAGGGTGCACTTAATACTGCTATGCTTTGGGATATTGTGCTAGGTGATAAATGGCGAGTTGGTCATATATTATCCGATGAATTACAGAACAAATGGGGAGAAATATCTGATCATGATTGCATTATAGTGAATATCTCAATTGCATGCTATTTGAAGTGTCCAGAGTTCAGTGGAAGGAAATTAGACGAGAGCGATGGTCGATATGAAAAGAGAAGGGCGAAATGGGAAGAAAAGGAATCGCAATATTACATAAAATTGGATGAGTTGGCATCTAGTAGGCAAGATGAAATCGAACGGTTTTTGGTTGATGGGCATGGAGCCGAAATATTGAGCGGATATATTTCTGAAGAGGATAGTTTTGGATTTAAGGTGCAACTATCAGGTATTGCACTAAAAGACTTTGTACTCAACTATCCATATGTTTTTGAAGTCGTTGAGGACCTAGTGATTGATTCTTTACCTGTGGTCGAAATGAAGAATCACAGTTTGGAAGTGGATTTATTACCTCCGGATAAAGATGCTCCAAAAATTTGCATCATCGACAGTGGTATTGCGGAGGGACATCACTTGCTTCGTCCTGCAATATTATCAGCGCGTTCCAGAAGTTTTATTCCGGGATTAAATACTACGGATGTGGCAGATGAGGTGCCAAACGGCGGACATGGTACTCGAGTTGCAGGCTCAATCGTATTTGGAAGGGAGGTGCCTACAGATGGAAAGTACAAGGCACCTTGTCAGATTTTGAATGCTCGAGTACTTAATAAAAATAATGCGCTAGTACCAGAGCTTTTCCCCCCCGAGCTAATGGAAGATGTTTGCCTTCACTACGCCGATGCGCAGGTTTTTAATTTGTCTATAAATAATAGTGTTCCGTGTCGTACAGCACGTATGTCCCAGTGGGCGGCATCTCTTGATAGAATTTCAAACGAATCTGAACATATTTTTGTCGTATCTGCGGGTAATATTAGAAGCGAAAATACGCATGTTGCAAACCCAGGAATCAAAAACCATTTATTGGCGGGTAAAAAATATCCTACCTTTCTTTTGGAGCCTTCATGCCGAATTGCTGATCCTGCCCAAAGCCTATTTTCTATCACCGTTGGATCGGTATGCGTTGACGAATTTGAGGATGAAGATCATAAATCCTTTGGTAGTAAACACCATGTTTCGTCTTTTTCCAGAAGTGGAGTAGGTTTGTGGGATTCGATTAAACCAGAGTTGGTTGAGTACGGTGGGGATTGGGTGGCTGAGAAAAAAGGACCTAACTTAATTTTTAAGTCCGCAACATGTCCTCAGACAGTTATCTCCAAAGGTCCTGGTGTAGCGAGAGATGCAGTAGGGACTTCTTTTGCGGCACCAAAAGTTTCGCATATTTTGGCAAAACTTATTGCTCAATTTCCCGATCAAGTTTCGCTGTTTCATAAAGCGCTTCTATTGCAGTCTGCACGGTTGCCTGAACATGTTGGAAATCTTCCTACGTTGGACGAGGTTCGTCACTATGGTTATGGAATACCAGATGTCGATCGAGCGGTAGAGAATTCAGTTAAAAGGATTACCTTTACATCTTCTGGAAAAATCTCGTCAGGGGAGGCCAATCTTTACACTGTTACGATTCCTGAGGAACTTCGCCGTCAAGGTGAGGATTATGAAATCCTCATTGAAGTTTCATTATGTTACACGGCAAATAATAGACGAACACGTAGGAGAATAAAGTCTTACTTGTCATCGTGGCTGTCTTGGCAATCAGCACTTTTAGGTCAAACTTTTGATGTGTTCAAGCAACAGGTGCTTAAGAATTTGACGTCAAAATCAGAGATTGATGATCCTGATATTATCGATTCTCCTAAAAGTATTCCCTGGGTAATAGGCGATCGTAGTAATAGTGGGACAGTAAAAGGATTAAATAGGCAATCTAGTGCAAACCAAAAAGATTGGGCTCTTGTTAGGTCATACCATCTATCTTCCGAAATTTCATTTGCAATAGTTGGGCATAAAGGCTGGGAGAAGGATCCTGAGGAATCCGTTCCATACGCTTTTATTGTGAGTTTTGAAGTTTTGAACGCCGAAATACCTATCTATCATTTAATGTCTAAAATCAATGTTCAAGTGGAATCCGAATCCGAAGTTTCTTTATCGTCAGGTGTCTAG
- a CDS encoding nucleotidyltransferase domain-containing protein — MSKNYKTLLSRLQNRMNPENYSDRKLYGDVEAVELAAASTNSMLEYVKRSMQGVAKEYTDKSIAAGSNVKSHLELVLNRVDYEYQGSVMTNTHIKGNSDIDLLVLSDKFYFSENHRIESEFVKAVNSYLLNEPQRIRLQAHVNAGKYLGNSNQDLLDIRMSSERKLTSAYFLCDTSKSKSIAITNQHLHRDVDIVVAAWHNTFEGIRDADIRKNSIRIYDKESNDVGRVESPFVSIERINGKDGTVNGRLKKMIRFAKTIKCDADFEIDLSSFEINAICYNINTGKYATKPFYELVPVLYHEFERLNTDSLYRDSLVSVDGSEFIFKGKDRKVRALQHMCVELDDVLKDLAIHLVQSYVR, encoded by the coding sequence ATGAGTAAAAATTATAAAACGTTACTTTCACGGCTTCAAAATAGAATGAATCCGGAAAACTATAGTGATAGAAAGTTATATGGGGATGTCGAAGCTGTTGAGCTTGCTGCTGCCTCCACAAATAGCATGTTGGAGTATGTTAAACGTTCCATGCAAGGCGTCGCAAAAGAATATACTGATAAAAGTATAGCAGCTGGATCTAATGTGAAATCGCATCTAGAACTTGTTCTAAATAGGGTTGATTATGAATATCAGGGATCTGTAATGACCAATACGCATATTAAAGGGAATAGTGATATAGATTTATTGGTGCTAAGTGATAAATTCTACTTTTCAGAAAATCATAGGATTGAAAGCGAGTTTGTAAAAGCGGTCAATTCTTACCTATTAAATGAACCCCAAAGGATTCGACTTCAGGCTCATGTAAATGCTGGAAAGTACTTAGGCAATAGCAACCAAGATCTTCTAGATATTAGGATGTCCTCTGAAAGGAAATTGACGAGTGCATATTTTCTCTGTGATACGAGTAAATCAAAATCAATAGCGATTACCAACCAACATTTACACCGCGATGTTGATATTGTTGTTGCCGCGTGGCATAACACTTTTGAAGGAATACGAGATGCTGATATCAGGAAGAACAGCATTAGAATTTACGACAAGGAATCCAACGATGTTGGACGTGTAGAATCTCCTTTTGTAAGTATCGAAAGAATTAATGGAAAAGATGGGACCGTTAATGGACGTCTTAAGAAAATGATACGTTTTGCTAAAACAATCAAGTGTGACGCAGATTTTGAGATTGATCTCTCTAGCTTTGAAATTAACGCCATATGTTATAACATTAATACCGGTAAGTATGCTACAAAACCATTCTACGAGCTTGTACCCGTATTGTATCATGAATTTGAAAGGTTGAATACCGATAGTCTATATCGAGATTCATTGGTTTCTGTAGATGGATCTGAATTTATTTTTAAAGGTAAGGATAGAAAGGTTCGCGCGTTACAGCATATGTGTGTAGAACTTGATGATGTTTTAAAAGATCTCGCTATCCATTTAGTTCAGAGTTATGTTAGATAA
- a CDS encoding STING domain-containing protein, with translation MLDNVLPTIFIGSSKEGLTIANEMARILGSTGKITVWTNLFDLNKSSFDNLTSQLSFFDYAVLIASTDDVTLSRGRKTMSPRDNVIFEYGLFTGGIGSSRTFLVLQESSKLPSDLLGITLPRIPLIQSPDFGIKLNESCELIKQHIESKEATFDLGFLPSTTLAFGYFSNFIERTVERLLEDKSEKKDFFLQNATRFNISDLKVTILIPNDLSDDMFKKVSAKRLRDGWQKLKVEPKSVRDYDFSIDVSKVDDGLLHLVDIPLTLNALNKSIELYSKKEHIGKTVKENLLEYREIRNFARTLQYLICRSALCNGIVDIEIVNI, from the coding sequence ATGTTAGATAATGTTTTGCCAACGATCTTTATCGGCTCCAGTAAAGAAGGACTCACAATAGCAAATGAGATGGCGCGAATTCTTGGATCTACCGGTAAAATTACTGTTTGGACTAATCTATTTGATCTGAACAAAAGTAGCTTCGATAATTTAACCTCGCAGCTAAGTTTTTTTGATTATGCTGTTCTTATCGCTAGTACTGATGATGTTACACTTTCAAGAGGCAGAAAGACTATGTCTCCACGTGATAATGTCATCTTTGAATACGGTTTGTTTACTGGTGGAATCGGTAGTTCAAGGACATTTTTGGTTCTGCAAGAGTCCTCGAAGCTACCCTCCGATCTCCTAGGGATAACATTGCCTCGCATACCTTTGATTCAATCTCCAGATTTTGGTATTAAGCTTAATGAGTCATGTGAACTTATTAAACAGCATATTGAAAGTAAGGAGGCAACCTTTGATTTAGGCTTTCTTCCTAGTACGACATTGGCTTTTGGTTATTTTTCAAATTTTATTGAGCGTACCGTTGAACGCCTTTTGGAAGATAAAAGTGAAAAAAAAGACTTTTTTCTGCAAAATGCTACACGATTTAATATTAGCGACTTAAAAGTGACTATTTTGATTCCGAATGATCTTAGCGATGATATGTTCAAAAAAGTTTCGGCCAAACGTCTTCGAGATGGTTGGCAAAAACTTAAGGTTGAGCCTAAAAGTGTGCGAGATTACGATTTTTCAATAGACGTCTCCAAAGTTGATGATGGTCTTTTACATCTAGTCGATATACCGCTGACTCTAAATGCACTTAATAAGTCAATAGAATTGTACTCTAAAAAGGAACATATCGGAAAGACAGTTAAAGAGAACTTATTGGAATATCGTGAAATAAGAAATTTTGCACGAACGTTGCAATATTTAATATGCAGAAGTGCTTTGTGTAATGGAATCGTCGATATTGAAATAGTTAACATTTAA
- a CDS encoding AAA family ATPase: MNQDLMLRLFRSIEGDANDDIVKVADAIIDSERKKGHSKLADRLTGILKRNLQTTNTLKGELKNIFGSTLSIPTDNRRNIPLAVEIPREQLRHEMVLPPGIESKIQRIEKEFVARERLALFGLRPKRRILLHGAPGCGKSMSAERIAWNTGLPFLKVRFEAMISSYLGESASNLIKIFEAIANYPCVLLLDEFDFIAKARGDRQDVGEMHRVVNILLNVLEDFDGPGIVIATTNLQTTIDPALFRRFDDLIELTKPGKAEIINILKNTLGTIKVGSGMNWNLLANDLLDYSAALIVKIALDAAKITVLTGKEEVNMQQIIQSINENKQYKT; encoded by the coding sequence ATGAATCAGGATTTAATGCTTCGACTATTTCGCTCAATCGAGGGGGATGCAAATGATGATATTGTTAAGGTAGCAGATGCTATCATCGATTCTGAGCGGAAAAAGGGCCATAGCAAACTTGCCGATCGGTTAACCGGTATTCTGAAGAGAAATTTACAGACCACAAACACCCTTAAAGGGGAACTTAAGAATATTTTCGGATCTACGCTTTCGATACCTACGGACAACCGCAGAAATATTCCACTGGCAGTTGAAATTCCTCGTGAGCAATTGCGACATGAGATGGTATTGCCTCCGGGAATTGAATCAAAGATACAGCGGATTGAAAAGGAATTTGTCGCCAGAGAACGATTAGCTCTTTTCGGGCTCAGACCTAAGAGACGTATTCTTTTGCATGGTGCTCCTGGTTGCGGGAAAAGTATGAGTGCAGAAAGAATTGCATGGAACACGGGGTTGCCATTTTTAAAAGTTCGTTTCGAAGCGATGATATCATCATATTTGGGTGAATCAGCAAGTAATCTTATAAAGATTTTTGAGGCGATAGCAAACTATCCCTGCGTTCTATTGCTTGATGAATTTGATTTTATTGCTAAAGCAAGAGGGGATAGACAAGATGTCGGTGAAATGCATCGCGTGGTTAATATACTACTTAACGTGCTCGAAGATTTCGACGGACCGGGGATAGTAATTGCTACCACCAATCTTCAGACGACTATCGATCCTGCGCTATTTCGTAGGTTTGATGACTTAATTGAGTTGACAAAGCCAGGAAAGGCGGAGATAATTAATATTCTCAAGAATACTTTGGGGACTATAAAAGTTGGGAGTGGGATGAATTGGAACTTGTTAGCGAATGATCTGCTCGATTACTCCGCTGCTCTTATCGTCAAGATAGCACTCGATGCTGCAAAAATTACCGTGCTGACCGGTAAAGAAGAAGTGAACATGCAACAGATAATTCAATCTATTAACGAGAATAAGCAATACAAGACATAG